Part of the Zea mays cultivar B73 chromosome 4, Zm-B73-REFERENCE-NAM-5.0, whole genome shotgun sequence genome is shown below.
TAGATCGGTTTAAATACATAACAagtcaaaatacatattaatctcACTTAATCCACTTCAATTCAAATAAATTGGGAATAATCGAACAAAGCCTTCCTTAAGGTGTAGATGGAAACTGAATCAATAACAGCAAAAAATCAAGCAGTCATTCAAAGCTGACTCTAAAACCGTTTCAGTTCCAGTAGGAGATTTGAAATTGAAACAGCGAAACCTACCAACATTCCAAAGCCCTCTTCTCTCCCTAAAATATAGCCGAGATTTTAAACCCTGCCTCCCATACACGTCGACGTCATTAACGTCCTTAATGCACTGACTTAATTCACTCCAAATTATTCCAGCATTCCATATATACACTGCGCAGATCCCTGCCAAACCAGTTATTACTTCTTGTTAAAAGACGCGGGGGTTTGGGACGCCGCGCTTCACGCGTCCGAGAGCCTTCACTGCGTGACGCGTGGCTGAAGGAAGCCAGGGCGAAGCTGTGCAGTGCCACTGTGCCAGGCCAGCCAAAAAGAAGAATAGAAAAAAATTAGACTCAGCTTTCGTTCCCACTCCAGAGGCCGCCACCAGCCAGGAGCCTAGAATGGCGCGCCGCTGCCCCTGTCACCTGCTCAACGCCTTGCGAGCGCACCCATCCACCGCCTGACGCCCTCCGACGTCGGCCGATCCGCGGTCCACCGACCACTTCTGCGGTTGCGCCGAACGCACGCCGGTCGCCTCGCCGGCTTGGCCGTTCTCCCTCACCGGTCGCCGCGGAGGCACAACAACAGGAGCCACCGAGCCGGGTCGCGGCGCCTGCCGCCTGTGGGATGCGGTGTTGTTCACCTGGCCCCGTCGCCATTTCTCCCCTCTAGGTCTGTGAAGGTCGCGTCCACCGGTGGCCACTAATGCGCAGGCTACAGGTATTTTGTAACCTGTCATTCCTTAGATGTTGAATATTCTATATATCTCTAGTTAGCTTGAGTCTGCGCTTGAAAAATTATGGTCTTGCATAGCGCAGTGGCCTGCTAACTTGTCACATTGCTTCGTTCATGTTGTTGGTCAAGTGAGGTACAAAAGGTGGTTGTGGTGGACCAGATTTGGTAAGGCAACTCATATACTGCAGTTGTTTGCAACAATTTATCTCATGTTTGTCATTGTAGGAGACCATAATTTATCTCATGTTGGTCTTACATAGCGCAGTTGTTTGTTGTGCACTTTCAAGGCATGCATATAGCTAGGTTAGCACTTCGTGGTCAAAGATATCAACAAGTAATTTCTATTGGATTTAAAGTTCGAGTATTCCGACATATAAATCACAAGTACATAATGGATTCAACAATGTGTGTGATACTATAGTATGTTTATCGCTACCACAAAAAAATACAATGAAAAAAATGCTACTCTGATTGTATCTATTTGCACACCCTCCTTTTTGCCTTTTAATTTGCCATGCTATTCGCAAGACCTTTGATTTTATCCATGGATGATTAACTCCAATGAAATATGGTGAATAGGAACGGTATCGTTAGATGTATGTTCTTTCTGAAATCCTCCTTTTGAGATTTGGTAGATTAGGTGGTCTGTCTGCCTCTTCCTCGAGCTCTTGCAGCATGTAATACAATGTAATAGGGTAATCAAGGCAACTAACAGTCTAACACTGAACAGAGAGATGACAGGAAACAAAGGCAAATCATTATCATTACAGATTATTTAACTTTCTATCTCCGTGAAGTGTGTAGTCATCTGCAGGGCATGTTGAACCGGACGGTTGAAATGCTAGAAGTAGGGAAAAAACCCGTGTAAGCTTCTTGCATTCTTGTGGTCCTTTGCAGTTGACCTACTTTTGTTGAATGTGCAGACTGTTATGCTAGATTTATTTTTTATGGTGAGACACCTGAAATGAAGAAAAAGGAACTTGCAAAAAGGTCATGAGATATTAATTTATGTTTTTCTTTTGtttgttaattctaaaacttgtgaTTCACTCAAACCGTTTTCCGCTGTTAGGCCAATATGAGCTTTAGAACTTTATTTACAATTCTTTATAATAATGATCAGGTTATACATTTTTTATGGATCCGAATAAGGTTTGTTCTGCATAATACAcgtgaagtttaaatacaattttTAGTTGGTTTGTCACTTGAATTTAATATATATTGTTTCCAATAGCCAACTTTTGCAACAGGCATCACTTGTACtaaataaaattttaaatttcttGTACTACTATTTTTGCTTTGTAGCGTCTAGAGGTGCTGGTTGCGAGGAAGATATTGGGAGGCTCAGCTGATAAAACTGGTGATGGCGATGACTTGGCTTCCGGCATTGCTGATAATAGGTACATCCTCTACCTCTCTGTGCCTTCTTGGTGTTTACAATACAGTCTGAATGCCACTGTTATCAAATAGGTCTTAGATTTAATTATGGCCTTCTTTGCTCGCTTTTCTTTTGCCTCTGAAAAAACGTTGTCCAGTTGTGATGGGCAACATTTAAATTAACAATGGGCTAAACTGACAAGTTGCATCCCTTTCAAAAGGGAGTTAAGATACCAGGCCTCATGATATTGCAACTCAAGGTTGCCTTGTCATTTTTTTTAAACTTATGGTTTCTCGTGCGAACATTTAGCAAAGGCTTTATAACTATTCATGAGATTGAACTGCTAGCCAAAAGCGACTGCTGTGGTCATTTAGATGTAGACGGTATCACTCCATTCTAAACATATTGACATTTTTTTCTTTAGATTAGTTGCTTAAAGTCCAGAAAAGCTACTAATCAATGTTAGGCATGCATTTTCACATTGTTAACATGCCACAGTTatgatttttgtctaaagcagaaCGATCCTTACAGGTTTCCAGTCTAATTTATTCAGTTTTGCAAGGAACTTGTTCATTCTTATAAGCATGTTATAGATAAAGCAATTGTGCGTTCTAGATATTATTCCAAAAGTCCAGGATTCATGATTTGAGACTATCTACCAAAAAGGAACAAGACAAGCATCGTCTGACAAATAAATCACCTCATTTTCTCTGTAAAACTTGTAAAGCTCTTCAGCATATTGTGTTACTCCAAGCTAGTTCCCCAAGTCCGCACTCCGCACTGTCAATATCCATGAACAATTCAtcttggttcacaatgtccttgtTCTCTATCTCACCCTGCATTGCCAAAAATGACAGTAAGCAATAGCCATGACAAAGATGGCCAAAACAAATCAGAAGTGCAAATAGCATGTTGATATCGCTATAACTACCAATACCATCGACCGTCTCATAGAGTTCCACGTCAATATCGATGGTGTTATCATCGACCGATTCCTTCTGTTGATCAAATCCGGGTTTTGGATCAGTTGTGAGGTCTCCcactacaggaaactggttaaagaacgtgggtgaaaaaccgtcgaacttaatgtaataagccgtcgaacttaccgtaagaacgtgggtttaccgacgaatatagccgacggcaatttttggacgaacttagagaagtaagttcgacggccccgtcgaacttaactttaagaacgtgggtaccgtcgaacttagcattaagaacgtgggtaccgtcgaacttaacattaagaacgtgcgtttttaagttcgacgggggccgtcgaattttttcccataagttcgacggtacccacgttcttaaggttaagttcgacggggtcacgtggccgtcgaacttatgtgtcCTGCGGAGATATGCGCAGACTGAacaataagttcgacggtacccacgttcttaaccttaagaacgtaggcacccacgttcttaaccctgcgtgggtctgcgaggactgcacaataagttcgacggtacccacgttcttaaccttaagaacgtgggtacccacgttcttaactcttttctagaaaaaattaaaaaatacaaaaatgaaaaattagacacacataatatcacatgcaacacaatatatcacatacaatacagatttcaaacacattgatatatgttcatatcacaaattcacacaagtccaaatatataagttcacaaattcacataagtccaaatacataagttcacaaattcacacaagttcacatacatagttcacatttttagttcacaagttcaaacacacaagttcaaacattaacTCCATCGCTCTCGCTCAGGACATtggattgttgttcgtagctccaccactagaattgagacatccGCAAAGTCAACATGAGGgggagtcacttgatgagagccggaatcctacaaaataaaccaaaattctcataaatacaaggaaagcatgataaacataaaatgtggcttccatatttgtgCATGAACAATAGAAGCTGTTTTGGATTAAAGCCAAGTGAACAACTTGACTATATTGATCCAAAAAAAACAGCTTGACTAATTCATTGGTGTATGGTCTAATGGAAAAAAGGGTTAAGAGTCATAGCACGTACCTTTATTTGGCTTAGTGCTGATAGCTTCAAACCAGACACTTTTATGATTTTGGCTGTAGTTGTAGCCTACCAAACAAATAGCAAGCATCAGAGTAATTACCGAAGCTTTGTCATATGTGCTATGCCCAACACCAATGCCAAAAATTGGGAGACCTTGCCAATGACAgaaacaaagaaaaagaaaaaaatattggaacaaagaaagaagaaaattgCTAGAACTACGACATGCAACTTAACATATGTGCTAGAAGGTTTGCTAAtattttttgaaaataaaaactAAGAGTCTCGAGGAACACACACAGACTATACTATTGTAGTATATAAATGGGAAGCTAATGACTATCTGATGTTGCTCACAGGTGAGAAATTATCACATAAGATCCTACAGTTCTTTCTAACAAAATATTGACAGGTCAACTGCAGTTATCACAGATGCCAAGTGAAAACATACCTATGATCCTACAGACCATAATAACCAAACAATGTCCAGTCAACTGCAGTTATCACAGTTCAAGTAATTATGACGCCATATCATACTTTGAAACTACAGACCTTAATAACCCATGTTGCTGTTAGTAGGACATCATTCCGTGGAAGTTTGACAATCAATATAAGTTAACACTTTAACCTCTTCAGTGCGATCTTCATTCGGCATATTAACTTTCCTATTGAAAACTGAAAATCAAAGTACTCCGTATTAAGAATTTCAACAAGGAGATAGACGCATTAAGTCCAGAATATGGTAGCCTTAGAATACCAACAGTAAAAAGGCATGTCTAGTTCAAACACACAAATGACTGGCTCATAATCAATCCATATAGGGTAATGGTTCAACCAACAGATTTTATTATTGGAAGTAAACAGCTATACCTCCTTTGTGTATCCTGACAGGCCAATAAGTTGTGAATCACATATTGATCTGTATAAATCTACTGGGGCTATAGGCCTCTGCAGATGGACAGTGCAAACATTgatcagaaaaagaaaatgaatttTGCTATATAAACAGACACAAATAGGCAGATTATTGAGAGTGGTATTGCTGCAATAATAAAATAAACAATCAAAATGAGAAATGATTAGGAGAAGACCAGAATCGTAGAACTTTAAGGGAACCTTCGTTAGCTTTCTGATTAACATATACAGTAATATCTAGAAGGATTAAATTCTAGACAGGACGACTCACCTCCAGCACACTATCAATTTCATTTTGAATCCTCCAATTCAAACATTCTACAATCTAtagaaacaaaaatattattaattAAATTCGTGGTCACTTCACCCACTGTTGAGAAATTTGTATGAAATGTTACCATTTTATGAGCCTTTGCTACATTCCACTCTCTAGCCTTAAGGAAACGCACCAGTGTTTCTTTGGGATAGCCCTGGTGCATATTCTGAAATAAACGAAGATATGCTCACATTGTTTCCCAAAATCCCTCAATAAGTTATAGTTTAAGTTGATGAACAAATAATCATGTATTACATATTTACATCTAACGACACTGAAGTGAAGATAGCAATCAAACATTTTCAGAAATTTAATCATTCTATATAGTCAAGCTGCTAGTGTTTTGAGGCCGAAGACTGCCTCCAGGCTCCAGCCATATAAAGTGATAATTCAGATAAAGCTGCACGAGCCACCAGCAAATGATCTTTTGACAGCATCAGCTTCTTCTTTTCTATCTATTGGGAGCACAAATGGATTTCGATATTTTGATTAATTCAGATGAAGCTGCTGATAAACAGGAAGGCTATGGATCTGGGAAAAGAAAAGGCAGGGAAGAAGTTATCGGAGGTAAAAGAATCTTCAGGTGCTGCCACTGCCCATGACGAATTCCGCTGCATATTCGCATCCAGGCGCAGGACACCATTTTGTCTGTTCCACACAGTCCAATTCAATTAATATGACTTCAAAACATGTCAAGTTTCAAACTCAAACTCAATGTTGGCTAAATATGGTAGTCGAATGCAGTATCATATCTACCACTCAACATCATCTTAAAACTTTGAATTGGCCTAGTACAAAGAATCTGATTGGTGTGAGTCAAAGAGAACACAGTGGTCAATCATTCAAAATGCATGGAAAATGTTGAGTTCCTTATTTTGAGAAAAGGGGAACATGGAAACGGCAGTTCTCACAATTATTTACTCCAAAAAAAATAAATGAGCTCTACAGAATTGAGAAAATCTAGTTATCAACTGTATAACTTTTTTATTGTGCATGGTACTGTCTACTGTGGTCGGTGCCAACATCTATAAGAATATGATTATATCAACTCACCTTTCTATTATCTTCAATGTAAGATCTGCGAAGATATCGCCCATACTTTTCCGTATCCTCAACATTAGCCAGTGAATTTATCATATCTTGTCCAACAGCAGCAGCACAGGACGGATCAGGACACCTCAGCATCAAGCATCCCGGACCATCACTTATAGCAGTGCTAATGTAACCTGTCAATACATTACTAAAATGTTACTCAGTGACATAGTAAAATTCAAAGGTAGATTCTTTAGAGCAAGTTGCTTCCATGAAATGATGAAGTAACAACACAAAGATGTCCTAAAGTACAATAAAAAACAATTGAGTAACACCCCACCACCATATTGAGACTGTATAATAAACTGGTGCATGCAAAACCTTTTATCATTAATACCCTCTTTTTGTGCTTATTTTTGGGTTTCATCTATAGCCTAGGCTTTGCTGTTTGTTGTTTTTTGTGCAAAGATCCAAACTTCCTCTTCCCCTGTGCTTCAAAAAATTATATATGGCGGTTCTTTACCCAAGTAGTCCATACCCAAACTGAATTACATCCACATGCACTATGGGCATGTAAGGGTAAAGTGCAGGCATGAAGTGCATTACTAGTCAACGAAATAAACCTAAAACCAAGGTCAGACAGTAATATAAGGGACTAGTCTCTC
Proteins encoded:
- the LOC103653355 gene encoding uncharacterized protein isoform X2 — encoded protein: MHQGYPKETLVRFLKAREWNVAKAHKMIVECLNWRIQNEIDSVLERPIAPVDLYRSICDSQLIGLSGYTKEATTTAKIIKVSGLKLSALSQIKDSGSHQVTPPHVDFADVSILVVELRTTIQCPERERWS
- the LOC103653355 gene encoding protein real-time isoform X1, with product MHQGYPKETLVRFLKAREWNVAKAHKMIVECLNWRIQNEIDSVLERPIAPVDLYRSICDSQLIGLSGYTKEGLPIFGIGVGHSTYDKASVITLMLAICLVGYNYSQNHKSVWFEAISTKPNKGFRLSSSDSPSC